Proteins encoded by one window of Polaribacter haliotis:
- a CDS encoding DUF2147 domain-containing protein, translating into MKKILLTTLLLILTITINAQTIFGKWNSRTDEGVVDSVLEIYEKEGKAFAKVVEIMNPDRKDARCVDCEGEFKNKPILGLDILSGLEKDDDEWSGGTIIDPRNGKTYKCYIELVKPNKLKLRGYIGVSLFGKTAYWERAE; encoded by the coding sequence ATGAAAAAGATATTATTAACAACTTTACTTTTAATTTTAACAATTACCATAAATGCACAAACAATTTTTGGAAAATGGAATTCTAGAACTGATGAAGGTGTTGTAGATTCTGTTTTAGAAATTTATGAGAAAGAAGGAAAGGCATTTGCAAAAGTTGTAGAAATTATGAATCCTGACAGAAAAGATGCACGTTGTGTAGATTGTGAAGGAGAATTTAAAAACAAACCTATTTTAGGTTTAGATATTTTGTCTGGTTTAGAAAAAGACGATGATGAATGGTCTGGAGGAACAATTATAGATCCAAGAAATGGAAAAACATACAAATGTTATATTGAACTTGTAAAACCAAATAAACTAAAACTTCGTGGTTATATTGGTGTTTCACTTTTTGGAAAAACAGCTTATTGGGAAAGAGCTGAGTAA
- a CDS encoding KdsC family phosphatase codes for MEISYKQLLPKINTLIFDVDGVLTNGMVTIMPDGELVRHMNIKDGYALKTAVDKGFNVCIISGGRNEGVRTRLANLGIKDIFLGAHDKIKQYNQLVEKYNLQPENVLYMGDDIPDFPVMKLVGMPCCPNDAAPEIQQVSKYISYKKGGEGCVRDVIEQILRVQGKWENNFNAKYD; via the coding sequence ATGGAAATTAGCTATAAACAATTATTACCTAAAATAAACACTTTAATTTTTGATGTTGATGGTGTTTTAACAAACGGAATGGTAACCATTATGCCAGATGGAGAATTGGTAAGACATATGAATATTAAAGATGGCTATGCTTTAAAAACAGCTGTTGATAAAGGTTTTAACGTGTGTATTATTTCTGGCGGAAGAAATGAAGGCGTAAGAACTCGCTTGGCAAACTTAGGAATTAAAGATATTTTTTTAGGTGCTCATGATAAAATTAAACAATACAATCAACTGGTAGAAAAGTATAATTTACAACCAGAAAATGTACTATATATGGGAGATGATATTCCAGATTTTCCAGTAATGAAATTAGTAGGAATGCCTTGTTGCCCAAATGATGCTGCACCAGAAATTCAGCAAGTTTCTAAATATATTTCTTACAAAAAAGGTGGTGAAGGTTGTGTTAGAGATGTTATCGAACAAATTCTTAGAGTACAAGGAAAATGGGAGAATAATTTTAACGCAAAATACGATTAA